Within the Acidimicrobiia bacterium genome, the region ACTTCGTTGCCGGCCACCACGATCACCTACCTCTCGCCGAGCAACGACGATCTCGTAGCTCTTGTACCCGACTCGATCGAGTGCATCGTGGGGGCACTCGAAGTTCCGTGCGCCGAGATCAATGATCAGAACCCATTCACGGCGTGGAGCGTCGCCTGGGACGACGACCTGCCGATCATCACGATGTCGTTCGGGGAGACGGTGACGGTGTCGGGTGTCGCACTCCAGAACCTCGGCGATCGCCTCGAATTCCTTCGCCGGTCGCGGATCCGACAGATCGAGTTGACCACCGACGAGGGCGGGTCGGTCCTTGTCGATTTCGAAGACTCCAATCTGGACGGCAACGGCGTGTCGGTTTCGCCGCTTACCGGAAGCGTGTTCACCATTCATGTGCTCGCCGTCTACTCACCACAGGTTGGTTATGGGCCTCAGGACTTCCCGGCCCTCCCTGAGATCGCCGTCGCAGAGTTGCAGTTGGGGGGCCGCTTTCCGGCGGAGTCTGAGACGGGTAGCCAGGTCACCGGCTGGGCTGGCGAATGGTCGCAGGTGAACGTCGACCCAACCAGACGCGGCAGGTCTCTTGATCTCGCATTCAACGGCGAGTCTTTCGCGTTGATGACACGGATGGCCGGCGGCAACCCAGTGGCGTGGGAGTCTGACGACGGGCTCGTGTGGGTCGAGGCGGCCGAATGGGACAGCGATGTACTTGTCGGGCCGCTCTCGTTCTCGTCCCGAGGAGGCGGCTGGGTCGCAGCAGGGAGTGCGGGCGGTAGGGCAACCGTCTGGCGGTCATGGATGGGGTGGGACTCAGTGACCGTCGACGGCGGGCCCGATTCATCCTGGAGCGCCATAGCGTCGATTGTCGAGTGGCGTGGCCGCCTGGTGGCTGCGGGCGAGGGCACATTCGGCGTGATGCCGCCAGAGGACGTGGTGGCCGCCGCCTGGTATTCCGACGATGCGGGTGCGTCGTGGCATCGGAGCGATGTTCCCGACGGCCAGATGTTGAGTTTCGACTCCTTGGTGGCGGGGCCGGCAGGGATTCTCGGGCTCGCCTCGGATCATTCGTCCTTCTGGTGGCCGGTGCTGTATCGGTCGTTCGACGGGATCAGCTGGGAGCGGATCACCCCGATCGGGCTCGAGACGTCGTTCGTCGTCCAGATTTTCGCCGACAGCCTCGGCTATCTCCTCCATGACCCCAACTTCGGGAAGGTGTGGAGCTCGGTCGACGCGGTTCATTGGGTTGCCTCCGACCTGCCTTCTCGGACCCCGGACGGTGGTGAGGCCGTCGGTTTCACGACCGTGGCGCGGTATCAGGGGGCCGTCGTGCTCACCGGAATAGAGTTGTTCGAGGATCGAGCCGTTTCGAACGCCAGGTCACCAATCGCGATTTCTCAGGTCGATGGAGGTTGGGTAATGGCGAGCCTCGACGTACCCGCTGGCGTGCACCGCCTTGTGGCAGGCAATGATCGGCTAGTCATGGCCGGGGCGCTCCCGATCCCTCTGGGCTCCGAACTCGACGGAGTCCCCGAGGAGGGCGCGACCCTTTACGTCACCGCGTTCGTATTCCGCCCGGACGACCAACCGGAAG harbors:
- a CDS encoding sialidase family protein — protein: MSEIGDRLRRLFEEIAPRPEIEGMFSGEAPMLHRQRSRLLVAAALFSVVVVTTGVLLLVVPGSDRAPDAATTLPIAASTTSLPATTITYLSPSNDDLVALVPDSIECIVGALEVPCAEINDQNPFTAWSVAWDDDLPIITMSFGETVTVSGVALQNLGDRLEFLRRSRIRQIELTTDEGGSVLVDFEDSNLDGNGVSVSPLTGSVFTIHVLAVYSPQVGYGPQDFPALPEIAVAELQLGGRFPAESETGSQVTGWAGEWSQVNVDPTRRGRSLDLAFNGESFALMTRMAGGNPVAWESDDGLVWVEAAEWDSDVLVGPLSFSSRGGGWVAAGSAGGRATVWRSWMGWDSVTVDGGPDSSWSAIASIVEWRGRLVAAGEGTFGVMPPEDVVAAAWYSDDAGASWHRSDVPDGQMLSFDSLVAGPAGILGLASDHSSFWWPVLYRSFDGISWERITPIGLETSFVVQIFADSLGYLLHDPNFGKVWSSVDAVHWVASDLPSRTPDGGEAVGFTTVARYQGAVVLTGIELFEDRAVSNARSPIAISQVDGGWVMASLDVPAGVHRLVAGNDRLVMAGALPIPLGSELDGVPEEGATLYVTAFVFRPDDQPEALPCTDRTPPLTDQDLPAAVAETRRAIYQAAIDCDWASLRSLTSDPDFFANYDGLGFMGSPIDYWIGLMRDGEDVLGLIAAVLSLPPTEIVDPDGNRRWYWPRVSVLSADQRTAADWEGLRSLYDDERIARMRSLNSYVGGFYLAIRSDGTWEFAGTQLT